Proteins encoded in a region of the Isosphaeraceae bacterium EP7 genome:
- a CDS encoding ABC transporter permease has product MRRLAALIFWLAVVAVDARGHDIPNARVDRSIQARIEPGRLIVEYEVSLAELTLVQDLRGLAEIPPNLDRRSLFEIYAQVTGPLNAKGLLVSVDGAEIALKIDRSHVVVEGHPRFEFRMIAGIPPKGRLRLQDTNYAASEGTSRLAIAGEPGITLTGDELSANVGDIPIRAVWELSDSEEKRTKQVEVFYVPSQAPGPVRTASNLQVSEQKPPRPEEERGWLSRQTASLLDAERGWSVAALILIAIGLGAAHSLQPGHGKSLVAAVSVGRGGGRGLAFVLASAVTLTHTGAVIAVAGLLRATRTARYAEIDDGLTRVAGFLIAAIGAWKLGRWVSGVPEHAEAPTDDLPPMKGAWQVAGLGLVAGLVPCWDAISLIVLAEALGRLGLGLILLIAFGLGMGLVLATVAWASGRIVPSILGPKGRGSRALGLAAGLVILGMGLYLLNGSGTSATGR; this is encoded by the coding sequence ATGCGCCGCCTCGCCGCACTCATCTTCTGGCTTGCGGTGGTCGCGGTCGACGCTCGCGGCCATGACATCCCCAACGCGCGAGTCGACCGATCGATCCAGGCACGGATCGAGCCCGGCCGGCTGATCGTCGAGTACGAGGTGAGTCTGGCCGAGCTGACGCTCGTCCAGGACTTGCGCGGCCTCGCCGAGATCCCGCCGAATCTCGACCGACGATCCCTGTTCGAGATCTACGCCCAGGTGACCGGCCCGCTGAACGCAAAGGGCTTGCTCGTCTCGGTGGACGGAGCCGAGATCGCCCTGAAGATCGATCGCTCCCACGTCGTCGTCGAGGGACACCCTCGCTTCGAGTTCCGGATGATCGCCGGGATCCCGCCCAAGGGTCGGCTCAGGCTCCAGGACACGAATTACGCGGCCAGCGAAGGGACAAGCAGGCTGGCGATCGCCGGAGAACCCGGCATCACGCTGACCGGAGATGAGCTATCGGCGAACGTCGGCGACATCCCCATCCGCGCCGTCTGGGAGCTCTCCGACTCCGAGGAAAAGCGGACGAAGCAGGTCGAGGTCTTCTACGTACCATCGCAGGCTCCTGGACCAGTACGAACTGCGTCGAATCTCCAGGTCAGCGAACAGAAGCCGCCTCGGCCTGAGGAAGAGCGGGGTTGGCTCTCCAGGCAGACTGCGAGCCTCCTGGACGCGGAGCGTGGCTGGTCGGTCGCGGCTCTCATCTTGATCGCGATCGGCCTGGGGGCGGCGCACTCGCTCCAGCCGGGGCATGGCAAGTCGCTGGTGGCGGCGGTCTCCGTGGGTCGAGGCGGCGGACGAGGCCTGGCGTTCGTTCTGGCGTCGGCCGTGACGCTGACCCACACCGGGGCCGTGATCGCGGTCGCCGGCCTTCTGCGCGCCACGCGCACCGCTCGATATGCCGAGATCGACGACGGGCTGACTCGGGTGGCCGGATTTCTGATCGCGGCCATCGGTGCCTGGAAGCTGGGCCGCTGGGTCTCGGGCGTCCCCGAGCATGCCGAGGCTCCCACGGACGACCTCCCTCCCATGAAAGGAGCGTGGCAGGTCGCGGGCCTGGGGCTAGTCGCGGGCCTGGTCCCCTGCTGGGACGCCATCAGCCTGATCGTGCTGGCCGAGGCGTTGGGCCGACTCGGCCTGGGGCTGATCCTGCTGATTGCGTTCGGCCTGGGGATGGGGCTGGTTTTGGCCACGGTGGCCTGGGCTTCCGGGCGTATCGTCCCATCAATCCTCGGACCGAAGGGTCGAGGGTCGAGGGCCCTGGGTCTGGCGGCTGGGCTGGTCATCTTGGGGATGGGCCTGTACCTTCTCAACGGGTCAGGGACGTCGGCGACGGGTCGGTGA
- a CDS encoding enolase C-terminal domain-like protein, which translates to MLISSIDVHHVAVPLKRRIKHASHDRTTSDNLIVRVRLDDGRVGVGEGVPRSYVTGETIETAFRALSGVDVARAIGRPSDMRSVVRSLERFTLPSIEDDPRGMDGNAARCALELAILDAYGQAFGVSASEALRMAEVPGLPLRAKPGVVWYSGAITAEDPRRELYSALKLRLYRFSQTKIKVGVDGQDDPRRLRNLRRVLGPWMNIRIDANESWAPHELIERVAPLLGSRPSALEQPVSHEDVGSLASLRPQLGVPVMLDESLCGEPDGRRAIEAGLADLFNVRLSKCGGIFPSLRLVAMAHTAGLGVQLGCHPGETGVLSAAGRHVASNLRGLRYVEGSYDRHVLARNITTKGVNFTIHGLAWPIKGPGLGVTVDEQGLDALTVRKVHLDYA; encoded by the coding sequence ATGCTGATCTCTTCCATTGACGTTCACCACGTCGCGGTCCCGCTGAAACGCCGCATCAAGCACGCGTCGCACGACCGGACGACCAGCGACAACCTGATCGTACGCGTCCGCCTTGATGACGGCCGGGTCGGAGTCGGCGAGGGGGTCCCGCGCTCTTACGTCACGGGCGAGACCATCGAGACGGCCTTCCGGGCCCTCTCCGGCGTCGATGTCGCCCGGGCCATCGGCCGACCCTCTGACATGCGGAGTGTCGTCCGTTCGCTCGAGCGTTTCACGCTCCCCTCGATCGAGGACGATCCCCGAGGGATGGACGGCAACGCCGCCCGGTGCGCCCTGGAACTGGCGATCCTGGACGCTTACGGCCAGGCATTCGGCGTCTCCGCGAGCGAGGCGCTCCGGATGGCCGAGGTGCCGGGCCTTCCATTGCGGGCCAAGCCAGGCGTGGTCTGGTACAGCGGCGCGATCACGGCCGAAGACCCACGGCGCGAGCTCTACTCGGCCCTCAAACTTCGCCTCTACCGGTTCTCGCAGACCAAGATCAAGGTAGGCGTTGATGGGCAGGATGACCCCCGACGGCTCAGAAATCTGCGGCGGGTCCTGGGGCCCTGGATGAACATCCGGATCGACGCCAATGAATCGTGGGCACCCCATGAGCTGATCGAAAGAGTCGCCCCGCTCCTGGGCAGCCGACCGTCGGCGCTCGAGCAGCCGGTCTCGCACGAGGACGTTGGAAGCCTGGCGTCACTCCGACCCCAGCTGGGCGTGCCGGTGATGCTTGACGAGTCGCTCTGCGGAGAGCCCGACGGCCGGCGCGCCATCGAGGCGGGGCTAGCCGACCTCTTCAATGTCCGCCTCTCCAAGTGCGGAGGAATCTTCCCGAGCCTGAGACTGGTGGCGATGGCCCACACCGCCGGCCTCGGTGTGCAGCTCGGTTGCCACCCGGGCGAAACCGGGGTGCTCTCGGCGGCCGGCCGACATGTCGCCTCGAATCTGCGCGGGCTCCGCTACGTCGAGGGCTCGTACGACCGCCACGTCCTGGCGAGGAATATCACGACAAAGGGCGTCAACTTCACGATCCACGGGCTTGCCTGGCCGATCAAGGGGCCCGGGCTCGGGGTCACCGTGGATGAGCAGGGCCTCGACGCGTTGACCGTCAGGAAGGTGCATCTCGACTATGCTTGA
- a CDS encoding response regulator, translating into MVADHPFSILITDDDPVARETLRDIFEPQGYRTLLAESGEQAIDIAQHNVIHLALMDMHLPRLTGLETMEIVRQIKGMLPMILVSGASDDNLLRKALSAHAFCVLAKPVSKHVVIYVVARALQKFY; encoded by the coding sequence ATGGTTGCCGATCATCCATTTTCGATCCTGATCACGGACGACGACCCCGTCGCCCGAGAAACGTTGCGCGATATCTTCGAGCCGCAAGGATATCGAACCTTGCTGGCGGAGAGTGGCGAGCAAGCCATCGACATCGCGCAGCATAACGTCATCCACCTGGCCCTCATGGACATGCATCTCCCCCGCCTCACCGGCCTGGAGACGATGGAGATCGTCCGCCAGATCAAGGGGATGCTGCCGATGATCCTGGTCTCCGGGGCCAGCGACGATAATCTTCTTCGCAAAGCCCTCTCGGCGCATGCCTTCTGCGTGCTGGCCAAGCCGGTCAGCAAGCACGTCGTTATCTACGTCGTCGCGCGGGCGCTCCAGAAGTTCTACTGA
- a CDS encoding alpha/beta fold hydrolase: MPSPLTLAVLLPVLVVLLTVAGLFAYIWLRYGPVVARIFEEKPLFLPLRIEAKPGEEVRFRTSDGLTLAGTYLPRRTQSRAGVVVFSHEYLSDRWGVVPYIDGLRDLGFDLFTFDYRNHGRSESKTDYEPLQWVSEYEIRDLKAALAYLRTRPDADPAGVGLFGVSRGGTTALCVTAAEPSVWGVATDGAFPIRGTMMAYIQRWAEIYIHSRSIFNKMPKWMYRFVGWAGRSRSARRLNCSFPDVERATRQIAPRPLFMIHGEKDAYISPAIARGLFDEAGDPKEIWIVPLAKHNRSRERQPEEHFARLSKFFRANAPRSISEPVRQATEVVREETKVTEPVIATTVSA; this comes from the coding sequence GTGCCATCCCCCCTGACCCTGGCCGTGCTTCTCCCCGTGCTGGTGGTCTTACTCACCGTCGCCGGGTTATTTGCCTATATTTGGTTGCGATACGGCCCCGTCGTGGCCCGGATTTTCGAGGAGAAGCCCCTGTTTCTCCCGCTCCGGATCGAAGCCAAGCCCGGCGAGGAGGTTCGATTCCGGACCTCCGACGGGCTGACGCTGGCCGGCACTTATCTTCCCAGGCGTACGCAATCGAGGGCCGGCGTCGTCGTCTTCTCGCATGAGTACCTGAGCGATCGCTGGGGCGTTGTCCCCTACATCGACGGGCTCCGCGACCTGGGCTTCGACCTCTTCACCTTCGATTACCGCAATCACGGGCGGAGCGAGTCGAAGACCGACTACGAGCCGCTCCAGTGGGTTTCCGAATACGAAATCCGCGACCTGAAAGCGGCCCTGGCTTACCTGCGGACGAGGCCCGATGCCGACCCCGCCGGCGTGGGCCTCTTCGGGGTCAGCCGCGGCGGCACGACGGCCCTCTGCGTGACCGCGGCCGAGCCCTCCGTCTGGGGTGTGGCCACCGACGGCGCGTTCCCGATCCGCGGCACGATGATGGCCTACATCCAGCGCTGGGCCGAGATTTACATCCACTCCCGGAGCATCTTCAACAAGATGCCCAAATGGATGTACCGGTTTGTCGGCTGGGCGGGCCGGTCCCGTTCGGCACGTCGCTTGAATTGCTCGTTCCCGGATGTCGAGCGGGCCACCCGACAGATCGCCCCTCGCCCTCTGTTCATGATCCACGGCGAGAAGGACGCGTACATCTCGCCGGCCATCGCCCGGGGCCTCTTCGACGAAGCGGGCGATCCCAAGGAGATCTGGATCGTCCCGCTGGCCAAGCACAACCGGAGCCGCGAGCGTCAGCCCGAAGAGCACTTCGCCAGGCTCTCGAAGTTCTTCCGTGCGAATGCCCCTCGCAGCATTTCCGAGCCCGTTCGACAGGCCACCGAAGTTGTCCGCGAGGAAACGAAGGTCACCGAGCCCGTCATCGCGACAACGGTCTCGGCCTGA
- a CDS encoding alpha/beta fold hydrolase: MLEPSSETWTASDGYPIHVTTWHPEGSVRGACVVLHGVQSHGGWYHRMGRNLASRGYVAYFPDRRGSGANRQDRGHTPSSRRLVDDVGEFTAFVRGKSDVPLALAGISWGGKLAVVAAGLWPDRIDALALICPGLRPRVGVSFVEKLRIAVAFATNRRKTFPIPLADPALFTAEPAGQAFIAADSLSLRVATAGLLAASTFLDLKVRKIPAKVTQPILLMLGGQDRIVDNIQTRAYFDQLASADRKVIEYPEAHHTLEFEPDPDRYMTDLIDWLDSVLEVRPRPLSR, translated from the coding sequence ATGCTTGAACCGAGTTCCGAGACCTGGACGGCCTCCGACGGCTACCCGATCCACGTCACCACCTGGCATCCCGAAGGATCGGTCAGGGGGGCCTGCGTGGTCCTCCACGGCGTGCAGAGCCACGGCGGCTGGTACCACAGGATGGGCCGGAACCTCGCCAGTCGCGGCTACGTCGCCTATTTTCCCGACCGTCGCGGCTCGGGGGCCAATCGCCAGGATCGGGGCCATACTCCGTCGTCCCGCAGGCTGGTCGACGACGTCGGCGAGTTCACGGCCTTCGTCCGAGGCAAGTCGGACGTGCCGCTGGCCCTTGCCGGGATCAGCTGGGGTGGGAAGCTCGCGGTGGTCGCCGCGGGCCTCTGGCCCGACCGGATCGACGCGCTCGCCCTGATCTGCCCCGGCTTGAGGCCGAGGGTCGGGGTCTCCTTCGTCGAGAAGCTGCGGATCGCGGTGGCCTTCGCCACCAACCGCCGCAAGACGTTCCCGATCCCGCTGGCCGACCCCGCCCTGTTCACCGCCGAGCCAGCCGGCCAGGCCTTCATCGCGGCCGACTCGCTGTCGCTGCGCGTGGCCACCGCCGGCCTGCTCGCGGCGAGCACGTTCCTCGACCTGAAGGTCCGCAAGATCCCGGCCAAGGTCACCCAGCCCATCTTATTGATGCTGGGCGGCCAGGACCGGATCGTGGACAACATTCAAACCCGTGCTTACTTCGATCAACTTGCGAGTGCCGACCGGAAGGTCATCGAATATCCCGAGGCGCATCACACGTTGGAATTCGAGCCCGATCCCGACCGGTACATGACCGACCTGATCGACTGGCTGGACTCGGTGCTCGAGGTCAGGCCGAGACCGTTGTCGCGATGA
- a CDS encoding DUF1571 domain-containing protein, which translates to MNSAKDRARRRRAAHLLLASFVAVSPALHGCSRFRDHRRPTLGKDVVVPGPSASTSGPIPIPVAGDLTPRAQTSRPSLVGDLIDLDSADGKATVTRSTAHPSTPPAAGPTDSPTPGALLAAQESSRIRAAATRPAPNALPPLDLPDISVPKLVVPPVDVPPVIAGAPVNEPGPKSEDEDEDEDVKMRQVLADARSKLDAIGNYQVKVRRQERVGSDLQPVEDITLSILRSPRAVRIEWPDGPNKGREVLFAGNGPDAKMHVKMPNPLIPRLSLAPDSPLVMRSGRHPITEAGFDTILANVEAPARSNDPAVGRVKYAGVESPQEVGRACYVLTRVTPSGEHWRVYLDTTTSLPAMVLAADAQGQLLERYVFDPPKVDLPELASVDAFDPNARWGQPSGLFGRLARGSSTEPVKTTTQ; encoded by the coding sequence ATGAATTCCGCGAAGGATCGCGCGCGCCGCCGGCGGGCAGCCCATCTGCTGCTCGCCTCGTTCGTCGCCGTCTCGCCCGCCTTGCATGGCTGCTCACGGTTCCGCGACCATCGTCGGCCGACCCTGGGCAAGGACGTCGTGGTCCCCGGGCCGTCGGCGAGCACGTCGGGACCGATCCCGATCCCGGTCGCGGGCGACCTCACTCCCCGGGCCCAGACCTCGAGACCATCGCTGGTCGGCGACCTGATCGACCTGGATTCGGCCGACGGCAAGGCAACGGTCACCCGTTCGACGGCCCATCCGTCGACCCCGCCCGCGGCGGGTCCGACCGATTCCCCGACCCCGGGCGCCCTGCTCGCGGCCCAGGAATCTTCGAGGATCCGGGCCGCAGCGACCAGGCCCGCCCCCAATGCCCTGCCGCCGCTCGACCTGCCGGACATCTCGGTGCCCAAGCTGGTTGTCCCGCCCGTCGACGTCCCGCCGGTCATCGCCGGGGCTCCCGTGAACGAGCCCGGGCCGAAGTCGGAAGACGAAGACGAAGACGAAGACGTCAAGATGAGGCAGGTCCTGGCCGATGCCCGATCCAAGCTCGACGCGATCGGCAATTATCAGGTCAAGGTCCGCCGCCAGGAGCGGGTCGGCTCCGACTTGCAGCCGGTCGAGGACATCACGCTGAGCATCCTGAGGTCGCCTCGGGCGGTCCGGATCGAGTGGCCCGACGGCCCCAACAAGGGTCGCGAGGTCCTCTTTGCCGGTAACGGGCCGGATGCCAAGATGCACGTCAAGATGCCCAATCCGCTGATTCCGAGGCTCTCGCTGGCACCCGACAGCCCGCTAGTGATGCGCAGCGGTCGGCACCCGATTACCGAGGCGGGTTTCGACACGATTCTGGCGAACGTCGAGGCACCCGCTCGATCGAACGACCCGGCCGTGGGCAGGGTGAAATACGCCGGAGTCGAGTCTCCGCAGGAAGTTGGCCGCGCCTGCTACGTCCTGACTCGCGTGACGCCGAGCGGAGAGCACTGGCGGGTCTACCTCGACACGACCACCTCACTGCCCGCGATGGTCCTGGCGGCCGACGCCCAGGGACAACTCCTGGAGCGGTATGTCTTCGACCCGCCCAAGGTCGATCTGCCCGAACTCGCCTCGGTCGATGCGTTCGACCCGAACGCCCGATGGGGACAGCCCTCGGGCTTATTCGGCCGGCTTGCGCGGGGCAGCAGCACCGAGCCCGTCAAGACGACGACGCAGTGA